ATAAATAGTCAGCAGGTTGGcgaaaaagtttttgtgAATCCAGATGTCAAAACTATGGATATTCAGGAAACGTTCCTACAAGATTATGAAGATGAAACGTTTGCTAACGAAGGTCTGAGCGCTTCAAAGTTTAAAGAAGAGTTTTTGCTTATAAGTGATAGCAAGAGTGATCTCAATTCCGAAGAAATAGCAACTCCCAATTCTttggaatttaaaaacaatccAAGAATTAAAGTTCCACGATCACTTTTAACtattttgaatttacaCGACCGTTCTCAACTGAAATTGTTCGAGGTATGTCACAATTCAGAGTTTAAGGACCCCATTAATTTATCCAATTGCTTACGGAATTTGCTAGAGAAGCAGCTATTGTCGTACAATTTTACAGATTGGTTTGCTAGTTTGGGATCTGAATATGAAAATGTGTATGTAAAATTCATATCACACTATGACTTTTCAAGTTTAAATGTTTACGCTtcctttcaaaaattatgCTGTGATCTTTACTATGGCTCGGATGATTACATACACTCTCCTATTTTGCAAGTCTTCGCATCTTGTTGGCTTAAGCAAAATAGTAATTATGGgtttttaaatgaagacattattgttaaaatagtattgattttaattgatttacaTAAATCAACCTATTCTAAAAAGCTCAATTCTTATGTCGTTCCGATGGAAACTTTTGTGAAATATGCTCTCGAGAAACTTCGTCCTCTCATATCTCCAGATTCAGTTTGTATTTTGTCGAAGGAGGACAAAAAGCATTGGCTCAAATATAAGAAGAACCGATCAACGTTTGCCAAATTGCTTTTCTCAACGTGGAGCAATTTACCAAGCGATATCGGTTTCATACTTGAATGCATGCTAAAAGAATATTATGATACGTTTCTGAAGTCTCCATTTGCAGTACCAAATGCCGTGCAAGCACAGTTGCACAACCAAGTAAGAGGTGATTTGACTCCCAAAAGGAATCGATCATCTCTGATATCTgaattaatgaaaagttCAAAATTACTAAAGCAGGAGAGTTCTGGAAACAAAAACAGCACGAGTCTTGAAAGTGATGCTTTTAAGGAATCTTCGtttgttttgaatgaaGAGAATGGAGGAATTTACGCAGGAAAGGAGATTGATCTTCCTGAACCATCAGTTATAGATGGTAGACCACATTTTTCGGTGTTTAATTACACTCATCATAtgcaagaagaaaagaCTCATAACAGGTTACCATGGCACCGACGAGGCATGATTTCATATAAGAAAATGGTTTTAAGCAAAAACAATAGATGGGTAGCAGGTTattggaagaaaaagtacTGTATTGTCGATAGTGGAAAACTAATCTTTTATAAGTCAGATCATTTAGATCCAAATGCTTGCTCAAATGTTAGCCCCATCCATAGAGAATTTGGCTTGCAATCTTGCTTGGCATCTCCCAATTTACCTCCATCAATTAATTCTAATCGCAATAATGTCTTTTATCTAAATATTCCAGGAAATGAGTGCTATCTTTTTGAAGCGCCCAGCGTATTAGCGATGAACGAATGGattcattctttaaattttaatgcAGCCATGATTACTTGCCCTCCTCTACCagaaaatattacaaaCACTGAATATGGTTGGGGGTACATTTTAACAAGAGCTGAGAAAAAGGCTTATTATACTGCTGCTGATGGAACCAAGACCTTTGTCGGTGACCTGGCTCAATTAACACGGTGGAGTCCAATGGACATTCAAGGATTACAAGACATTCCTCGTCCACTGCGTGATAAGGTTCATATTTTACGAGATTGTGTTCCTTCTTTACTGGAAACCTGCCTTCTTTTCCAGTCTTTGCCTgaaaaaatggagaaaTGTTTTGCCGCCGGATCTAAAAATTACCTCAAAGCAATGGATAATTGGAATAGAAAGATGAAGTTTCTATATGAACGATCAATGATGTACAAAGAGTACCAGCGAGTTTTGGAATGCGAGTACGAATATCGGAAATCCCATGATTTCTACCCAACTTTATCTCCTGTAAGATATCCTTATGATTTTAAAggattataaaattaaatttcattCAAAGTAGTTAAAcgaataaataaacttgAGTGATGAAAAGACATTAGGCCTCCGATTGAGAGAATGCTACTTagatatcttttttttagcttCTGAAGAAGAGGGTTAATAGTTGTCGAGAGTTCCAAATAaagtattttgattttatttagaTTTGACAAATCTTTTgtcattttattatttttttatgcttaaACTTCTGATAACATCCAGTTATAgaatatttcattattgCAATATATGCTTCGATGGGATTATTTCAAATGCCTTAATACGCGCTCGTTGAAACTGAATAACTACGTTGGTTACCGCTCATTTTAGCTTTAAACTTACAATAGTAACTTTACTTAGATACTTAATCAAACAGCTTGCGAGAACTTGGATACATGCTATAGCTACCAGAATGCTAAAGTCCAAGTTTCAcctattttgaaataaaacaatatgAGTAGAGGTGTATGCAATTAATAAGGAATAAAGCAATTATAGAAACAGAAAGAAATTGCAGtacttttatatttcaCCTTCGTTGATTTATAATACTGTTTTAAGCATTAATTTctgattaattttttctcgCTTAGATAAAACTCTACATAATCCTTCTTTGCAAAGTCACGTCGCAATGGAGGGCGCTAACGGTTAACATAACCTGAGCACATATCGCGTCTTTTGTGCAGGCGTTTAACAATTGCCCgatatttaaagaatcaCTATTGATAAAACGTACTCATAATTATTCTTCTAcctttaaattattattgaCTTTGTATGATTCAACGAATTATAGTAGAGTTACTTTCCACCTACGTCGCATCAAGGGTATAAAACGACTTCATCTTAATAGATATACGTACTAATCAATTTTAGATTGCTAGAAGTTCTACATTCCAACGCCTGGTGAAAAGCGGAATTCGCAGAGTTGGACAAGAAATCCCAAATTATGAAGCTAAAGCTCCGCTGGAAAGGTCATCAACGATTTTTAACAAGGCAAAACTCTTTGGTAGGCTTTATTTGGAGTCCTCTAAAGaatactttttcaaaaagaaatagtattttaaacaatcaAGTTTGTTTTGAAGCTATTAAATACATCCAAAGGCATTATTTCAGCAGTCAATCGCACCATGTAACCTATCTTCACCAGTCGCCGCTTGAGAAATTGGTGAGTAATGGCGTGGTAAACGAGAACGGAGATTTGACCATGGATTCTCTTTCTCATCAAATATACCTATTACACAAAAATCGCCCCACCTTACCATTAAAACCAACTAACCAGCCTACGAGATTTGCATCTGTTTTGATGCCTCTAGTAAACACTTCTCAAGGAGCTTCTTTACTACTCACGCAACGTTCTCCAAACTTGCGTTCTCATGCTGGACAAATGTGCTTTCCTGGTGGCCGTGTGGAACCTTCAGACGGTTCTCATTATTATGCGGCATTAAGAGAAACTTACGAGGAAATTGGATTCCTccctaatttttttacttacttGACTACTTTCCCTCCATTATTCACCAGAGATGAAAAGACTGAGATTCGGGCTTACCTTGCGTTTTCGGTGCAAACCTCCCTTCCTTCACTTGGGACAGGTGAAGTGaaagatttattttacGTTCCTCTCacctcttttttaaatcccAAGCACCAAAAGATATCTCGATTTCGTAATACGGATTTGCTTTATGTCGAATTTAACATTGATAAGATTCCAAGAATTTGGGGAATAACAGCGGttatattaaatatgtATCTTAATTCTATTTGCCCGGATGCTCTTATCTCAATCCCAAAGTTTTGATTTTACGCTTTAATACCATTACTACATAGacttaattaatatttattttttcttctgttaTTAATAGTAATGCTTGATAATAAAgtcaataaattaaaataattatagTAGTAGAATTAATTGAatgttgttaaaaaaaaagagagtAAAAAACGTAAGTATCCCAGATTAGTAGTTTGCGGTCTTTGCCTTTGCGGCAGCTCTTTGCAATGATTGTTTCAATTGAGCTTGTTTTAGCCACTCATTCTTCATTCGCTTCattctttcaattgaaCAAACAACGATAATTAGACTCTTCAGCTTTATGTGTTTCTTAGATAAATCAGGATCAGGTGAAATTCCAATTTTCTGCAGCATAcgtaaatttattttattgcatGTTTCGTATCCTGTTAGTTgcattaaaataaatttttttgaaaaggcAAGGTCCAAACGAAGAGAGTGCTCTCTTCGACATTTCGATTGAAGATATTTAGTCAACTTAGAGAGTCCCTTTATTTCAGATTCGTATTGCCCTGACTGTGTGGATTGCGGAGTATTTGATTGTAAATTCTTATAGCGTGCACGTAATTGATTATAGTCATCTAACAATGATTTATATTCTTTTCTATTACGTTCCAAAATAGTAGACAGATGATCGATATTGTTAGTCTTAGACTGAAGAGCCTCCCTGAGTGTCTTAAGCATTAATTGGCTTTCGTCGGTAACATTGGAAGTCATCAATTCAGCTTGCTTCATAAAATGATTGTTATAAACCTCTAATTCCTTCTGGATTTCCTTTAGCCTTTCTTCCAGTTCATTTTTATCTTGTACTAAGTTGTTCTGATAATTAAACTGGTTTGATCGATAACTTTCAAGCTCATCGATAAGTATCGAACGTTCTCTTTCTAACCATTTAATCTTTTCCTGCAACTTGGTTGTTTGCTTATTATAGCTGGAAATATCATCCATGAGTAaatttcgattttttaGTTCATCTTGAAGCGCAAGCTTTAGATCTTCAATCGTTTTCTCAAGGTACTCGATTTTAGAAGTATGTTCAGAAGGATATAAATAGCCATTCTTCCGATCAGGAGAGctaaaaaacttttgggCAGCGTTTTCCAAGTCATTCATCTTCTCACTAACGTTTCGATTTCGTTGTGCAAGAATATCATGCTTTGTCTCAGTTCCCAatccaaatttttcaaagcttcTACTAAGTTCCTGTTCCTTTTTACCAGAAAACTGTACAAAATCATGCCGTAACTCTTGCTTCAACGACCGAATCGTTTGGATTTGTTGATTGACAAAATGTTCAATTTGACTGACTATCTGCAAAATACTCACCGAAGAATAATCACATCCCATCAAAAGGCATAGTCTCTTTTTGACAGCATTTTCTTCTATATTCGCCTCCTCAATTCCCCTATTTAAGTGATGCACAAGTTTATCTAGCTCCATTTTGTCAGATTCTAAATGACGAATTTGAGCAAGCTTGTCGGCCAACTCGCTATTGAGcacatttatttctttatttttctcaatATCATCATTTGATCCAGATcgtatttttctttcttcgaagagttttttacttaattCGGATAGTTCTTCCTCCCTCCGGTCTAAGAGGTTTTGGGCatttattaattcattttttagcGAAGAGTATTTTAACTCCAAAGCCTGTTTTTCGTTGCTCATTAATTCAAAACTAGCAGATAGCTTTTGTCCAGCCACTATGGCTTCTTCTCGTTCTTCTTCGCTAACATCTAATTCGTCTTTTACGTCGGTAAGCTGCCGCTGAAGTACTGAAATTTTATCGTTCAGAATTTCCATTAAATTTGTATTATCAAGGTCTTTCGCATTTCCAGATAAATATTTCTTAATGgattctctttctttttcgagCATTGCAACTGTCTCTCGTAATGAACTAATGACCAAgttcttcttttccaaatttgaAGTCAACTCTTTCTCTCGATCttgtaatttattaatgGATTCATGAAACCGCCGCAAATCGTTGTCTTTATACTGAAAAGCATTCATCACTTCATTATaagtttcttctttatccTTAAGCTTATTTCTATATTCATCAATAGTACCGTTTAATTCAGAAACGTTGACTTCGTATGACTTGATACGTTGTTCTAACTCATTTATTAAACGGTCTTTCTCTTTGGTAATAGAGTCAATCTTCAAAGTTAAGCCTTCATTTTCCTCCCTAAGATCGTGTATCTCGTTTAAGTCATTAGAATTCTTCATTCTAAGGGTTTCCAGTTCTTTAGTGACTTCTTGCAATCGGATATTCGTTTCTGCAAGTGCTTTATCTGAATTTTTAGAGGCAAGAAGACGTAAATGATTCTTCTCTTCATCTATTTCACGATTTTGCGTACGTAAAGACTCAATTTGGTTACCCAACGAGGAGGTCATCAACCGTAAACTGTTATTGTCATCTTCCAAAGTTTGGAGTTTGGATTCTAGCACGTCTCGTTCTTCTTCCAAGCTTCTAAATTGAAGCATAATATCTTCAAAGTTTTTACCTTCTTCGTTCATTCGACTAATTTGATCATGTAAAAATTCGATTTCTTCGTTCGCTTTGTGTAATTGTTCTTGAAGGGTATGTACTTGCATGGAATCTGTCAAACCAATTGAGGCCTCGGATTCATGCATTATctgattttctttctctttttcgAGATCGGCAGTAAGCACTTGTATTCTATCCGCAAATTCATCACATTTGGCTTGCAAAATCGCATAGTCTTCTTGAAGATGTACGTAGCTTGAATTCTcctcattttcaaaagctgAAGAGCTATTCTCCTTTTCCTCAATCTGTCTTTTCAGGGTGGCAATTTCGTCTTCTTTCTCAGTAAGCAAATCTTGAGCAACATCTAGCTCTTCCGATAATTCATCAAGCCGATTTTGTAACTGTCGTATTTCATATTCATAATCAACTTCCTTGTTACTTTTATCCTCTTCCATCTCTGTAGATAAACTGTCTTTTTCCCTTTGAACTTTTTCCAAGGCATTCTCCAAAAAACGAATGCGCTCCGTAAAAACTTTTACATTCTGGGATTGCTCGACATCATTAACCTTAGATAAATAATCGACCTTCTCTTCtaatttgaaattcttGTCTTCAGACTTTTGAAGTAAAGATTCAGTTCTCTTAAGCTGAAGCTGTAAGTTTGCTCGTTCGGCATGCAACTCAACATTGTCTTTGACAGCTTCTTTTATCTGTTCGGGAGCCATAGACTCAAGTCGCTTTTCCAAACATACAATTTTGATTCGAAGTCCAAAGTTTTCTCTGCTAACTTTCTCAAGGACCTTTTCTTGCTCACGAAGAGTAAGGGCGGCATTTGCAGGCAATTCTCCATCTGTGTGATCTATTTCGGAATTTTTCGAGAGATCGGTAAGCTTGGAAACGTCGTAAGAGTCATTTCCCTGACTGATGCTCAAAGCTTCTTGAGTAGCTTGTTTAGATATAGCAGATAACCCGTAGGAATTAGGGTCAAAAGAGCCTTTATCGCCCAAACTCCCGTTGTATTTATCTgagtttttatttgaagacTGTAATAATGGAGTAAATTCCAAACTACCTTTTGGTTGATAAGAGCCGTTGCGCAAAGGCGTCTGGAAAGATGATTTATCATTAAGGTACGAACCACGGAAATCAGAATAATCATcgttattatttttgagtGATTTCCCCAAAAAATCAGATTGGCTGATCACAGAATTCGCgttttcatctttaaatTTGGGAGATTGCGTATTAAAATCTCGTTCAGACATAACGTAACTGCGGATGcatgtatttattaaaattatccACCAACTAGCGCAAGTgcataaaattatatagaAACTACTTATTCTGGCAGAATcattaaaaagcaaaaatgtTGTTGATTGTAGTTTGTTTACAGTCGTCAAATGATCAAATAAACTACGAAACAGCTCCCTAATATAAGTAACAACATATCGTATACTTTCGTTATATCTTGTAAGGATGCTAAAAGTCAAAAGGCGAGATTGTAGATATGAAGGATTATCGAATGTAAAACTGCCTTGATATGTTTATTGTACTCAATACAGAATAGAAGAGATAGGAATTTTATTCGGAAGAAGTATTTGGTgctcatttatttatgtataaattgataaaatcATCGATAGGGTCCAAAACGTAAACATGAATCTAAAAACAACTCAGATAAGTTTCAGCAACAAGACGAGCTCTTCCGTTCAAGAAAAGTTTCATCTCACTAATTTCAGCGTCAACTTCCTCCATAAACTCAATAATGAAATCAACTAATTTGTGCTTAAGCATTTCCTCAGTATGGTAATTAGTTATAAGAAAGGAAATATCATAGCCCTATAACAAAGAAAGGTTAGTTTGAtgatatttacaaatagCAATGGCAACttcgaaaaagaaaaaaaagaagaactaTACAATGGCTGAGGCAGAACAGTGAACACTTAAACTAACGCAAAATCTCTAGAAATTCTTCCCTTGAACACTTTTTTGCCAATTACAATTTGTAATAACGTACCTGAACAGGTTTGCGGCgcaaaataaagaaagattCTGCACGACCCATTAAAAACTGCATAAATTTGCGCACAAGAATTCGTTCAATTTCATCGACTTGTTTAATACGAATGCTGAAACGAACACTAATTTCATAAATGCatcagtaaaaaaaatccaaataatGAGAATGACTTTCAAAACTCCGTTATTCCAAATCGAAAGATCAGTGAATGTACCAGTTCGAATCGGAAACATCGGATGCCTAAGACATACCTATTAACAGAGCTCTCAATCAAACACTGTTCTTGCTCATTACGAGAGACCACCAGGGGCTTTAGTAGAATTTCAGGAGACCGTCCAACCTCAACTTCCGGCTGACTCTGGCGTTCTACAATTTCTGATGAGAATTCCTCTAATGCTAAAGAAGCAGTCAGAGTAGAACGAACTGCGTTTAAATAAGGTCTTAAGGTATTAGACTATGCCTTCGTTAATAAATCATATCTTTTTATAACAAAAGAATTCCTCTCTTACCATAATTAGAATCTATGGAGTCAGTCTCCGGGTTTGGTTTTGTGCTAACACGTAGTGTCAGTGTGATATTGCTTAACGAGTTTAGCGGCACAACCACGCACGCTGCGTGGTGTTACCGAAAATGAGTATATAGCTCGTTACTGTATGGCCTTCACCAAGTACCAGCAACATATATAATAAGTATAATTTGCAaagaattacaaaaaaaattatattggGCTTAAACAAgtatttctttcattaattaCAAAAACCATTTATGATGATTCCCATAGCAATTCGTTGGCAAGGGAAGAAGTACGACTTAGAGATTGAACCTAATGAAACAGGAAGCACCTTGAAACATCAACTATACTCGTTGACACAAGTTCCTCCGGAACGACAGAAAGTGATTGTCAAAGGTGGCCAGCTTAAAGACGATGTTTTGCTTGGTTCAGTTGGTATTAAACCAAATGCAACTTTATTAATGATGGGTACTGCAGGCGAACTACCAACAGCTATGCCCATTCCAGCTGTCGAGTCAGTAGAACAAGAGGAATCTGAAGATGATGGCTATCCGTCAGGGCTTATAAACTTAGGCAACACGTGTTACATGAATTCTACAGTTCAAATGCTGCGTGCCATTCCAGAATTATCAGACGCTGTCTCACAATTCAATTCCTCTGGGGGTTTGGTGGCAGAATATCGGACGTTATTAAATTCTATGCAATCTAATGCTCCGGTTACACCAATGAGGTTTCTTCAAAGTCTACGCATGGAGTATCCACAGTTTGCAGAAATGAGTAGAGAAACTGGGGGTTATGCTCAACAGGATGCTGAGGAATGCTGGTCATTCTTGCTATCAGTTTTACAGCGCTCCCTATCATCTGAGTGggtacaaaaaaatatggcTGGAAAACTTTTATCTACTATGAAATGTGATGAAAACGAAGTACAGGAGCAACCCTCTATTTCACATGATACGTTTTTGAGTTTACCTTGCCATATCTCTATGCATACAAGCTATATGACCCAGGGGATCCTTGAAGGGCTTAcgcaaaaaatttctaagCATAGTGATGTATTAAATCGTGATGCCATGTATAGCAAAATCTCAAGGATTTCTCGACTACCCAATTATTTAACTGTTAATTTTGTTCGATTTTACTGGAAAGCATCAATAGGGAAAAAGGCTAAAATTCTTCGTAAGGTTAAGTTTCCATTTGAGCTCGATGCAGTCGAGTTTTGTACTCCTGAACTTTCACAAAAATTGATTCCCGTACGTGACAAATTAcgtgaaattgaaaaaaatgatgaagaacATGAGCGAGCTGCTAAGCGTATCAAAATTCAACCTTCAGAGGACGAGAAGGAGGCGGAAGCTGAGTGCAGGCTTACTCAGGTTGCGACGTGTCAATCACTAGTAGATCCTGAGCTCGCTGATGATGAAGGAGCCAACCCCACCGGCCTTTATGATTTAGTCGGGGTTTTATCACACGCCGGTGCTAGTGCATCTTCAGGCCATTACCAAGCTTGGATAAGAAATAGCAATAATCGTGCTGAATGGTTCAGGTTCAATGACGCAAAGGTATCTATCGTTCCtgctgaaaaaattgaaactCTCGATGGTGGTGGTGAAGCTGACAGTGCCTACATCCTTCTTTATAAGGCAAAAGACATTGCATGAGCTTAcgatttctttatttttttttaaaaccttCTTTTGACTGTTTATTATGGGAAAAGAACTAGAACGTATCATATCAAAGTGGCATTGTTTACTCTCACGTTTTAATAGAAGGGCTGGGTCATGATTTATGTAAGATAAAAACGCTCAAAATATTATTCCAGTAAACAGTTGCATTTATTTACGTGCTTTATTCTATATTATTCTGAAGCAACAAATAAGATACCCAACGTATGAATACTATTTCCTTTACCTTTACACATATACCACAATACTTTCATGCACAACAAACACTAGCATCAAttaagaaattgaaatctATAGATGTACAAAACTTTCTTATTATTAGAAGACgtgttttatttaatggCGAGCAGCAGCCTTGGCATTCTTAATAGCTTGGCCACGAGCGGAACTGGCAGCGGACTTGGCCTTGATGGCCTTCTTTTCAGACTCAGAAGCGGCCTTCTTATCCTTACGTTGCTTCAAAGCAGCAGCACGGGCAGCAGCACGAACTTCAGGGCGTTGGTTACGCTTCTCCTTAATGACATCCAAGTTAGCACCAACAATTCCACGTTGGTGCTTGACGGTACGACGGGTACGCTTCTTGGCATGCTCCTCAGAGATACCCTTCTTGTGCATACGACGGTATAAAACAGTCCAAGACAAACGACGAGGATTCTTGCGTTGTAAGAAAAGGCTTTCAGACTTCTTGTTGACAAAGCGGAAAACCTTGTTGTCCCCACGGACGAAAAGTCTTCCAGCGCCAGGATAAACCTTGGATCCAGAAAATGAGCAAACTTCCACCTTCATCGTGTCTTGGTTTGTGTAATGTTGTGAAGAATAATGGTTTTCAATGTTTCATCTGTTGTCCTATGCCTAAAATATACAGTCACTTACCCTACCCTAAAACAACAGGGCTTTTACAATCACTTTAAGCAACCATAAAgcattttattcaaaagttatatacaaattaattaatttgagaaaaatgTAATCAACACTGGAATCATCGAATTTTAATCAATTGGCCTTCTTCACCTATTATAGACTGTTTAGGGGTAGAATTAAGAAAACAGTTCAAAACTCAATATATTCAGCTATATAcagaatatttttttcgtagCATTTGAACAATATATTTCATCGTAGTTAACAAGTTAAGAGTTTTTCGTTCTATTATGATTAATCGATTATCAGGTGTTtaatttctgtttttttataagaTGCGTATTTAGTGGTACAACAGAgaagtattaaaaagtgACTTACTGAATTCATAGGCTACTATAgctgtttaaaaaaaaatctaatcaattctttaataataaaacagaaaaaaagagaaagttTATGATCGTTGTCTGATTTCTTTAGAAGGCTCGGAATTCGCTAGCTTTTTGGAAGGTGGCTCAACAAATTCTTCATTCTTCATACGTTTTTCGGATGTCCTGGAAATAGTTATCAAGCGACCTTCAGAATCAATGTGAGGACTTTCAACCAGTTTTCGAGAAAGTGCATCATCTACCAAGCTTCCCCACAAGTCATCTGTTTTCAATGTTTCCATATTTCCTATGATTAACAAAGAGCTTCTTGCACGTGTTAATGCAACATTCAATCGCCTAAAGTCTCTTAAGAAACCAATGCCATGTTTAGAATAACTTTTAACACATGAAAAGAAGATAATGTCTTTTTCCTGACCCTGAAAACCATCAACAGTCTGAATGTCAATAGTCGACATAAACGATTTTCCGTATTTAACTTTAAATGCTCGACGAAGTTCATGAAGTTGGGATCGATATGGGGTAATAACACCTATTCGCCCGGTGAAATTAACGTCGggaaatttatttagtaATTCATCGACCATATTGACGAGATACTCGACTTCTTCCAGGTTATACGTGGACATAGTATTAGACGTTCTCTCTTTACCTCTAACGTCAAAAAGACGATATTGTGTAAATTTGGGATTAACATGCCAAACCTGTTGTGTTTTTTCAGCCATATTATCACCATCTTCTAATCGTGAATCGTAGAACTTCTTACTCGGGAAGTGGCTAATATCCGGGTGCATACGATATTGAATACTCAATAGACACATTTGATTGGAAAAGTTCTTTTGAATACGCACGAATAGTGATTGCGAATAATTAAGACTGGCCGCCTTCTTACTTAATACAGTAGGGGGTAATTGATTTGGATCACCTACTAATATACATTTCTTTGCACCATAACGAAGGGGAATGATGGTATCAAGCTCAACAGCTTGTGCAGCCTCATCGATTATTACGGTAGAAAAGTTCAAAGAACTATGTGCTACCAAATCGTGACCACTTCCGGAAAGCGTGGCGCATACAACATCTGCTTGCTTTAAGATCGCTTTCTGAGCTTTCTTTCTCAAAAGATCAacttctttgtttttagtGAAACTCTGGCTTTGAAGTTCCTCAACCTTCTGTTCtgccaaatttttttcatttatt
This portion of the Schizosaccharomyces pombe strain 972h- genome assembly, chromosome: I genome encodes:
- the arc4 gene encoding ARP2/3 actin-organizing complex subunit Arc4 produces the protein MSNTLRPYLNAVRSTLTASLALEEFSSEIVERQSQPEVEVGRSPEILLKPLVVSRNEQEQCLIESSVNSVRFSIRIKQVDEIERILVRKFMQFLMGRAESFFILRRKPVQGYDISFLITNYHTEEMLKHKLVDFIIEFMEEVDAEISEMKLFLNGRARLVAETYLSCF
- the ubp6 gene encoding ubiquitin hydrolase Ubp6, with product MMIPIAIRWQGKKYDLEIEPNETGSTLKHQLYSLTQVPPERQKVIVKGGQLKDDVLLGSVGIKPNATLLMMGTAGELPTAMPIPAVESVEQEESEDDGYPSGLINLGNTCYMNSTVQMLRAIPELSDAVSQFNSSGGLVAEYRTLLNSMQSNAPVTPMRFLQSLRMEYPQFAEMSRETGGYAQQDAEECWSFLLSVLQRSLSSEWVQKNMAGKLLSTMKCDENEVQEQPSISHDTFLSLPCHISMHTSYMTQGILEGLTQKISKHSDVLNRDAMYSKISRISRLPNYLTVNFVRFYWKASIGKKAKILRKVKFPFELDAVEFCTPELSQKLIPVRDKLREIEKNDEEHERAAKRIKIQPSEDEKEAEAECRLTQVATCQSLVDPELADDEGANPTGLYDLVGVLSHAGASASSGHYQAWIRNSNNRAEWFRFNDAKVSIVPAEKIETLDGGGEADSAYILLYKAKDIA
- the rpl2401 gene encoding 60S ribosomal protein eL24, with the protein product MKVEVCSFSGSKVYPGAGRLFVRGDNKVFRFVNKKSESLFLQRKNPRRLSWTVLYRRMHKKGISEEHAKKRTRRTVKHQRGIVGANLDVIKEKRNQRPEVRAAARAAALKQRKDKKAASESEKKAIKAKSAASSARGQAIKNAKAAARH